Proteins from a genomic interval of Ptychodera flava strain L36383 chromosome 7, AS_Pfla_20210202, whole genome shotgun sequence:
- the LOC139136933 gene encoding inhibitor of growth protein 4-like, translated as MATALYLEQYLDSLENLPYELQRNFSLMRDLDQRTQDVLKQIDNLADDYIKNVREMPREKRADHLRNIQNLFNKSREYGDDKVQLAMQTYEMVDKHIRRLDADLARFEQELKEKNLEQKSTDYDSAASARDKKSRSSKKGADKSQSGRKNRRKSSDDETPKSSRKKMKTTVQTETVTPILTLPSVIHAPSDVLDMPVDPNEPTYCLCHQVSYGEMIGCDNPDCPIEWFHFACVGLTSKPKGKWFCPKCIQERKKK; from the exons ATGGCGACAGCTCTATACTTGGAACAGTATTTGGACA GTTTAGAAAACTTACCGTATGAGCTTCAGAGGAACTTCTCACTGATGAGAGACTTGGATCAAAGAACACAAG ATGTGCTGAAACAGATAGACAACCTAGCGGACGACTACATCAAGAATGTCCGAGAAATGCCCAGGGAGAAACGGGCGGATCACCTCCGGAACATCCAGAATTTATTCAACAAAAGCAGGGAATACGGAGACGATAAAGTGCAACTTGCAATGCAGACCTATGAAATG GTTGACAAACACATCAGGAGACTAGACGCTGATCTGGCAAGGTTTGAACAAGAATTGAAGGAGAAAAATCTAGAACAGAAAAGCACGGATTACGACAGTGCAGCGTCAGCAAGAGATAAAA aatCGCGGTCCAGCAAGAAGGGCGCAGACAAATCACAATCAGGGAGGAAAAACCGAAGGAAATCTTCCGATGACGAAACGCCAAAATCATCgcggaaaaaaatgaaaaccacaGTTCA AACGGAAACCGTAACACCAATCCTCACGTTGCCGTCAGTCATCCATGCACCATCGGACGTACTTGACATGCCCGTCGATCCGAATGAACCAACGTATTGTCTCTGCCATCAAGTCTCCTACGGTGAAATGATTGGTTGTGACAACCCAGAT TGTCCTATTGAATGGTTTCATTTTGCCTGTGTTGGTTTGACAAGTAAACCGAAAGGAAAATG GTTTTGTCCAAAATGTATTCAAgaaaggaaaaagaaataa